A region of Reichenbachiella carrageenanivorans DNA encodes the following proteins:
- a CDS encoding sulfatase family protein, translating to MLRLVSVWIMSALATTSTWAQQPNILWVTCEDISPTLSMYGDSTAQTPNLDRLATESMIFNEAFATVGVCAPARSSIITGMYPIAIGTQNMRTGHDMAGWGSRDYSSPSNAVDINGDSIPLYSAVIPAEVKCFTEYLRTAGYFCTNNAKTDYQFAAPVTAWDENSNQAHWKHRKEGQPFFSVFNINVSHESFLWKNKDKPLTADPAAVSLPPYFPDTETIRNDVARNYSNIELMDAEVGEKLKELEDAGLLDNTIIFFFSDHGGPLPRGKRLHYESGLRVPMMVRIPDRLQQTYNNDMISFVDLAPTVLALAGVEAPAYLQGEDFLGNDAVSPRPYVFGSGDRFDEFSDRVRTVISKDYVYVRNYHPELPAYKDNSYRKKIPMMNELLAMSESDQLNSDQNYWFRKTKTDEEFYLRRADPSSLNNLIDDPSYTAEIQALSLAMDTWLAEVNDQGAIPEKEMFLNMWPEGKQPQTAQPIAKVKKSVATLKAVGEGVSLAYTISDESIAPDLDAGWQLYTTPVPLKKGQYLYALANRIGYKDSEILIVNN from the coding sequence ATGCTCCGTTTAGTATCGGTTTGGATTATGAGTGCGCTGGCGACTACTAGCACTTGGGCGCAGCAGCCCAATATCCTATGGGTGACCTGCGAAGACATCAGCCCGACGCTGTCGATGTACGGAGATTCTACAGCACAAACCCCAAATTTGGATCGTTTGGCTACGGAGAGCATGATTTTCAACGAGGCATTTGCCACGGTGGGCGTGTGTGCGCCCGCGCGGTCGTCGATCATCACGGGCATGTATCCGATCGCTATCGGTACGCAAAACATGCGAACCGGTCATGACATGGCCGGCTGGGGCAGCAGAGATTACAGTTCGCCGTCCAATGCCGTGGACATCAATGGTGATTCGATTCCGCTTTATTCGGCAGTGATTCCGGCGGAGGTAAAGTGCTTCACCGAATACTTGAGAACAGCTGGCTACTTCTGTACCAACAACGCCAAAACCGATTATCAGTTTGCCGCACCCGTCACCGCCTGGGATGAAAACAGCAACCAGGCGCATTGGAAGCATAGAAAAGAAGGTCAGCCATTCTTTTCTGTATTCAATATCAATGTGAGCCACGAATCTTTCCTTTGGAAAAACAAAGACAAACCGCTGACCGCCGATCCTGCTGCCGTGTCTTTGCCTCCTTATTTTCCGGATACGGAGACCATCCGAAACGACGTAGCCAGAAACTATTCCAACATCGAACTGATGGATGCCGAAGTAGGAGAAAAACTGAAAGAACTCGAAGACGCAGGGCTATTGGACAACACCATCATTTTCTTTTTTAGCGACCATGGTGGGCCTTTGCCTAGAGGCAAAAGACTGCACTATGAGTCGGGGCTGCGGGTGCCCATGATGGTGCGTATACCCGATAGGCTCCAGCAGACATATAATAACGACATGATCTCCTTTGTGGATTTGGCACCTACTGTTTTGGCTCTGGCGGGAGTGGAAGCGCCAGCCTATTTGCAGGGCGAAGACTTCTTGGGCAATGATGCTGTGTCGCCTCGGCCGTATGTGTTCGGGTCGGGCGATCGCTTCGATGAGTTTAGCGATCGGGTGAGGACGGTGATCAGCAAGGATTACGTCTATGTGAGAAACTACCATCCTGAACTGCCCGCCTACAAGGACAATTCCTACAGAAAAAAAATACCGATGATGAATGAGCTACTCGCCATGAGTGAATCAGATCAGTTGAATTCGGATCAGAATTATTGGTTTAGAAAAACAAAAACCGACGAGGAGTTTTATCTCCGCCGAGCAGATCCCAGCAGTCTAAATAATCTGATAGATGATCCCAGTTACACCGCAGAAATCCAAGCGCTGAGCCTAGCCATGGATACGTGGCTAGCGGAGGTCAACGACCAAGGAGCCATTCCCGAAAAGGAAATGTTTTTGAACATGTGGCCCGAAGGAAAGCAGCCACAGACGGCGCAGCCTATCGCTAAAGTGAAGAAAAGTGTAGCCACTCTTAAAGCCGTAGGCGAAGGCGTATCGCTAGCCTATACCATATCAGACGAAAGTATTGCCCCTGACCTCGATGCTGGCTGGCAGCTCTATACCACGCCCGTCCCACTCAAAAAAGGACAATACCTCTATGCCCTTGCCAATCGCATCGGCTACAAGGACAGCGAAATCTTGATAGTGAATAACTAA
- a CDS encoding sulfatase, whose product MKRITAGWIGLWLLCHFGAMAQDKNVLFIIIDDLKPLIHSYGESQMITPNLDAFTAESVAFTNAHCQQAVCAPSRVSFMTGMRPDYTRVWDLKTNMRDMNPDILTMPQYFKQNGYETIGMGKVLHGAKKNDPRSWSLPFVEDIDLDYAEGYEIPANFKYQSPEIQKVYQEMKNDFPGDPTSDKVWLAVNQAFKKRGINPSTECIDVPDDAYADGALVTKSIATMEMFQKGKKPFFIAVGFHKPHLPFVAPKKYWDLYDRDQIQLASFQAHAEGSPAFAYHTFGELKNYSDIKKSLDENGAVIPDKQRELIHGYYASVSYVDAQVGLLMEYLKSSGLDKTTTVVLIGDHGWHLGDHGLWNKHSNFEQATRTPLMVKSPDYTFFKENDSPVELVDVFPTICELSGLQAPNHLQGQSLVPIVSGEKTAVKSFAISQYPRGERMGYAIRNDRYRYVEWYEGDFDNRTSYDETKVVARELYDYQEDPLETKNWVNEASKQAVLATMQTELRTTIWESNEQ is encoded by the coding sequence ATGAAACGGATCACAGCAGGATGGATTGGCCTATGGCTCTTGTGCCATTTCGGCGCTATGGCGCAAGACAAAAATGTGCTTTTTATCATCATAGATGATTTGAAACCACTCATCCATAGTTATGGCGAGAGCCAAATGATTACTCCGAATTTGGATGCGTTTACGGCCGAGAGTGTGGCGTTTACCAATGCGCATTGTCAGCAGGCGGTTTGTGCGCCTTCGCGAGTCAGTTTTATGACTGGCATGCGGCCAGATTACACCAGAGTGTGGGATCTGAAAACCAACATGCGAGACATGAACCCCGACATATTGACCATGCCCCAATACTTCAAACAAAACGGCTATGAGACCATCGGGATGGGCAAGGTGCTCCACGGGGCGAAAAAAAATGACCCTCGATCATGGAGTCTTCCGTTTGTCGAAGACATTGATTTGGACTATGCAGAAGGATATGAAATTCCAGCCAATTTCAAATACCAAAGCCCAGAGATTCAAAAAGTATATCAGGAGATGAAGAATGATTTTCCTGGTGACCCTACCAGCGATAAAGTCTGGCTAGCCGTTAATCAAGCATTTAAAAAACGAGGGATTAATCCATCCACTGAATGTATAGACGTGCCAGACGACGCTTATGCCGATGGGGCATTGGTGACCAAGAGTATCGCTACGATGGAGATGTTTCAAAAAGGGAAGAAACCATTTTTTATTGCCGTGGGATTTCACAAACCTCACTTGCCCTTTGTAGCGCCCAAAAAATACTGGGATCTCTATGATCGGGATCAGATCCAGTTGGCCAGTTTTCAAGCCCATGCCGAAGGGTCGCCGGCCTTTGCCTACCACACGTTTGGGGAGCTGAAAAACTACTCCGACATCAAAAAAAGTTTGGATGAAAATGGAGCCGTCATTCCTGACAAACAGAGAGAATTGATCCATGGCTACTATGCCAGTGTATCTTATGTAGATGCACAGGTTGGTTTGTTGATGGAATACTTAAAATCTTCTGGTCTGGATAAAACGACAACTGTTGTGTTGATAGGCGATCATGGATGGCATTTGGGCGATCATGGCCTGTGGAACAAGCACTCCAATTTTGAGCAGGCCACCCGTACGCCGCTCATGGTGAAGTCGCCAGACTATACCTTTTTCAAAGAAAATGATAGTCCGGTGGAGCTTGTAGATGTGTTTCCTACGATCTGTGAGTTGAGCGGTCTGCAAGCGCCCAACCACCTGCAAGGCCAAAGCCTCGTGCCGATCGTGTCGGGCGAAAAGACGGCCGTCAAGTCATTTGCGATCAGCCAATACCCGAGAGGAGAGCGGATGGGCTATGCCATCAGAAACGACCGTTACCGCTATGTGGAATGGTATGAAGGAGATTTTGACAATCGCACATCATACGACGAAACTAAGGTCGTGGCTAGAGAACTGTACGACTACCAAGAAGACCCATTGGAAACCAAAAACTGGGTAAATGAAGCAAGCAAGCAGGCTGTATTGGCCACTATGCAAACGGAACTAAGAACTACGATATGGGAGTCAAACGAACAATAA
- a CDS encoding sulfatase-like hydrolase/transferase, with translation MMKKRLVILFCFFGGLVHGQQKNVLMIAIDDLKPLLSSYGYDQMHTPNIDRLAAMGTTFLNTSCQQAVCAPSRASLLTGLYPDATEVWDLSTLIRDKKPDVVTLPQYFKNNGYTTTGAGKLYDPRSVDDQYDAPSWSQPYLHAVDKAYYDATLGDGYAGYQDSRVPQDDADYEQYLTDHGLTSSKDKNEAIKLFPFAKPTTECLDVPDNAYKDGATAAYIVEKLETLAQANTPFLLAAGFSKPHLPFVAPQKYWELYDRDEIVLAPDQTQEASVPGLAWRNNGEMTNSYSDVPLFSDRDLNEDEQKKLIHGYMASVSYADAQVGKVLDKLDDLGLTSTTTIVFWGDHGWHLGDHNLWGKHSNLEQAVRSPMIIYDPDHGTGGSTSESPVELVDIYPTLSELAGLEVSKSLQGRSLVKILDDPTYEVREAALSQFHRNAGGMPHMGYTLRSKQYRYTKWVQMDYENGERHGTAVGYQLYDLVADPTESNNLIGDEAYDAIVDQFELEFKRRNIAQPTLSGFVEVGTCEASYTSPDGSVYGQSGIYTNTLTAKNGMDSVLTIDLTVATTIDETVDIALDEGRLSTTLTGYEYQWWDCVNDAYIALESSSSYAPAVSGSYAVEISNGGCTAISACVEVEVKSDEILGMAIERDLSVYPVPVRGGLLHIDLPDFADTIDLQLVNMSGKVVYERRYYATQSLTVNGLVKGFYLLRIQAGEVRFATKVVVE, from the coding sequence ATGATGAAAAAAAGGCTAGTTATACTCTTTTGCTTTTTTGGTGGTCTGGTACACGGGCAGCAAAAAAACGTGCTGATGATCGCCATCGATGACCTGAAACCCTTGCTTTCCAGTTATGGATATGATCAAATGCACACGCCCAATATCGACCGCTTGGCCGCGATGGGCACCACGTTTCTGAATACCTCATGCCAGCAGGCAGTATGTGCGCCTTCGCGTGCCAGTTTGCTCACTGGCCTCTACCCAGACGCCACCGAAGTCTGGGATTTGAGTACGCTGATTCGGGACAAAAAACCCGATGTGGTCACACTGCCGCAGTATTTCAAAAACAATGGCTATACCACTACTGGTGCGGGCAAGCTGTACGACCCTCGTTCGGTAGACGATCAGTACGATGCGCCGTCGTGGTCGCAGCCCTATTTGCACGCCGTAGACAAAGCGTATTACGATGCCACGCTGGGAGATGGCTATGCGGGCTATCAAGACAGCCGAGTGCCGCAAGACGATGCAGACTATGAGCAGTACCTGACAGATCATGGCCTGACCAGTAGTAAAGACAAGAATGAGGCGATCAAGCTGTTCCCATTTGCCAAGCCCACCACCGAGTGCTTGGATGTGCCCGACAATGCCTACAAGGATGGCGCTACTGCAGCCTACATCGTAGAAAAATTGGAAACTTTGGCTCAAGCCAATACCCCTTTCCTTCTGGCGGCGGGGTTTTCAAAACCGCATTTGCCCTTTGTGGCTCCTCAAAAATACTGGGAGCTGTATGACCGCGACGAAATCGTGCTGGCACCGGATCAGACACAAGAAGCCAGCGTGCCAGGCCTAGCTTGGCGCAACAACGGCGAGATGACCAACAGCTATTCGGATGTGCCGCTGTTTAGCGATCGAGATCTCAATGAAGACGAACAAAAAAAGCTGATACATGGCTACATGGCAAGTGTGTCGTATGCGGATGCCCAGGTAGGCAAAGTGCTCGATAAGTTGGATGATTTAGGCCTCACCTCCACTACTACGATCGTGTTTTGGGGCGATCATGGCTGGCACTTGGGTGACCACAACCTATGGGGAAAGCATTCTAATCTAGAGCAGGCCGTGCGATCTCCGATGATCATCTATGATCCCGATCACGGAACGGGCGGTAGCACTTCGGAATCTCCTGTGGAGTTGGTGGATATTTATCCAACGCTGAGCGAATTGGCGGGATTGGAAGTGTCGAAATCGCTGCAAGGAAGGTCGCTGGTGAAGATACTGGATGACCCGACGTATGAGGTGCGGGAGGCTGCCCTGTCACAGTTTCATAGAAACGCTGGCGGTATGCCACACATGGGCTACACCCTGCGCAGCAAGCAATACCGATACACTAAATGGGTGCAGATGGATTATGAAAATGGGGAGCGACATGGTACCGCTGTGGGCTACCAACTGTACGACTTAGTGGCAGACCCCACGGAATCCAACAACCTGATTGGAGACGAGGCCTACGACGCCATCGTCGATCAATTCGAATTGGAATTCAAAAGAAGAAATATCGCCCAGCCGACCCTTAGTGGCTTTGTGGAGGTGGGCACTTGCGAAGCATCTTATACGTCTCCAGACGGGTCGGTCTATGGCCAGTCGGGTATCTATACCAATACCCTGACAGCCAAAAATGGTATGGATAGCGTCTTGACGATTGACTTGACCGTGGCCACTACTATCGACGAGACCGTTGATATTGCGCTAGACGAAGGTCGGTTGAGCACCACTTTGACAGGGTATGAGTACCAATGGTGGGACTGTGTAAATGACGCGTATATTGCCCTCGAATCTTCATCCTCGTATGCCCCCGCAGTATCGGGTAGCTATGCCGTAGAAATTTCCAACGGTGGCTGCACGGCCATCTCGGCGTGTGTGGAAGTAGAGGTGAAATCAGATGAAATATTGGGCATGGCTATCGAACGTGACCTGTCCGTATATCCCGTGCCTGTGCGTGGGGGCTTGCTCCACATCGATTTGCCCGACTTCGCAGATACTATCGACCTACAGCTTGTAAATATGAGCGGTAAAGTCGTGTACGAAAGGCGATACTATGCGACTCAATCCTTGACGGTAAATGGCTTGGTGAAGGGGTTCTATCTACTCCGAATCCAAGCGGGGGAAGTCCGTTTTGCTACGAAAGTGGTTGTGGAATAA
- a CDS encoding endo-1,4-beta-xylanase, whose product MKITKLVYFMILSLAITGLATAQDQNVLFIAVDDLKPLLSVYGDQMAITPNIDRLAARGVTFTNNQCQQAVCGPSRASLLTGMRPDVTEIWDLKTLIRDKNPNIVTLPQYFKNQGFEIVGIGKIFDPRSVDAGLDEVSWSVPYLMPDVDDPIYGVPEGHYQSPENKAKFDELRKEGEAKGLSGGKLNAYVRNGNKPATEALDIADEGYFDGMVAVEAISQLKKLAAGDKRFLLCVGFKKPHLPFVAPQKYWDMYKREDMPLAKFQKHASGTIDLSYHNSGELQSYTDIPDAYGKNGLVNEDKQRELIHGYYACISYIDAQIGKVLDALDAQNLTQQTAIVLWGDHGWHLGDHGMWNKHSNFEQATRSPLIFAGSAMAQGEINDSPTEFVDIFPTLCDLTGVAVPTYLQGASLKPILDGEEKQVKPFAVSQYPRAKNMGYALRNDRYRYVVWYKDADTSSPTNILAKELYDYKKDPLETQNVVASQKALADELQGQLDGFLSNLEAEKKAFKKMLKQTPKVGVVAPAAVGSANLVLNAGFENGMEAWRAFGKCEVEAVKTEAYAGQASLQLTGSKGGANQVIDGLKPNTAYEVSLVAKTQNKETVVIKLSDYGGEDIKEKYKDADYGQITTSFVTGAADTSVKITLQKYGDGKGKSWFDEVSIIEKKSKNSIEGPALKTVLKDGSNDTFYIGATINTAQLNTQVQDILVSQFNYTVPENCAKQSRVHPAPNEWDWEGIDAVLAMAQANDLTVRLHGPISPQASKWAKADNRTPKELEKIMTEYLTEECKRFNGHPNVKWMDVVNETVDRDGSWFSPKPGVDEWENPWTIIGADDDKNQTPSYITQAFEIANKYAPDISLVYNQHGSMEPVMWERVKETIGYLRAKGLRVDGLGWQAHLRSDQPLGIDKQELDYLSGLIDWAHANDLDFHVTEIDYKIWDGKQTVAALQKQGEAYANILNVLLAKRSTGVVTYNTWGIVDGVGKHADKYMFMFDEEGQPKPAYFAICETLQNPQPIVKAASKNVVFSDGFEKGDFEKTWGQFGDTKPQLKNEGAAEGQSCVALSVDKSGIKKTLENLKPGTTYTIEAALKSPNGMKSVVKVSDFGGEQAVTRVKGNGNYQTAVLSFTTGTKATSAELVINRWNAEGEGLVLIDTVEIYESAN is encoded by the coding sequence ATGAAGATTACGAAGTTGGTTTATTTTATGATTTTGAGCCTGGCCATTACTGGTTTGGCCACGGCCCAAGATCAAAATGTCCTTTTTATCGCAGTAGATGATTTGAAGCCACTGCTCAGCGTATATGGCGACCAGATGGCCATCACGCCCAATATCGATCGCTTAGCGGCTAGAGGGGTCACCTTCACCAACAACCAATGCCAGCAAGCAGTATGCGGGCCGTCGAGAGCTAGTTTGCTCACAGGCATGCGACCCGACGTGACCGAGATTTGGGATCTCAAAACGTTGATCCGAGACAAAAATCCCAACATCGTAACCTTGCCGCAATATTTCAAAAACCAAGGTTTTGAAATAGTAGGCATTGGCAAAATATTCGACCCAAGAAGTGTAGATGCAGGCCTCGACGAAGTGTCCTGGTCTGTGCCTTACTTGATGCCCGACGTGGACGACCCCATATATGGCGTACCAGAAGGGCACTATCAGTCTCCTGAAAACAAAGCCAAATTTGATGAGTTGAGAAAAGAAGGCGAGGCCAAAGGCCTATCTGGTGGAAAACTAAACGCCTACGTACGCAATGGAAACAAACCCGCCACGGAGGCACTAGACATTGCAGACGAAGGCTACTTCGACGGAATGGTGGCCGTAGAAGCCATCAGCCAGTTGAAAAAACTAGCAGCAGGAGACAAGCGATTTTTGCTTTGTGTCGGGTTCAAAAAACCACACTTGCCTTTCGTAGCTCCTCAGAAATATTGGGACATGTACAAGCGCGAAGACATGCCGTTGGCCAAATTTCAGAAGCACGCTTCAGGCACAATAGACTTGTCTTATCACAACAGCGGCGAACTCCAGTCCTACACCGACATCCCCGATGCCTACGGCAAAAATGGATTGGTAAACGAAGACAAACAGCGAGAACTGATCCACGGCTACTACGCCTGTATCTCCTACATAGATGCTCAGATCGGCAAAGTACTCGACGCGCTCGATGCCCAAAATCTGACGCAGCAAACGGCCATTGTACTCTGGGGAGACCACGGCTGGCACTTGGGCGATCACGGCATGTGGAACAAGCACTCCAACTTTGAGCAGGCTACTAGATCGCCTCTGATATTCGCTGGGTCAGCGATGGCGCAAGGAGAGATCAATGATTCACCTACGGAGTTCGTAGATATTTTTCCTACGCTTTGCGACCTGACGGGAGTGGCCGTGCCTACCTATTTGCAAGGAGCGAGCCTAAAACCGATCCTCGATGGAGAAGAAAAACAAGTCAAGCCATTCGCGGTGAGCCAGTACCCACGTGCCAAAAATATGGGCTATGCTTTGCGCAACGACAGATACAGATATGTGGTCTGGTACAAAGACGCCGATACTTCGAGCCCGACTAATATACTGGCCAAGGAGCTATACGATTACAAAAAAGACCCCCTCGAAACGCAAAATGTGGTGGCATCTCAGAAGGCACTAGCAGATGAACTGCAAGGGCAACTCGATGGATTTTTATCCAATTTGGAAGCCGAGAAAAAGGCTTTCAAAAAAATGCTCAAGCAAACCCCCAAAGTAGGTGTGGTGGCTCCTGCTGCCGTTGGTAGTGCCAATTTGGTGCTGAACGCTGGGTTTGAAAATGGCATGGAGGCTTGGAGAGCTTTTGGGAAGTGCGAAGTGGAGGCCGTGAAAACCGAGGCATACGCCGGACAAGCCAGCCTGCAACTCACCGGCTCAAAGGGAGGCGCCAATCAAGTGATCGACGGACTAAAGCCAAACACGGCGTATGAGGTTTCGCTGGTCGCGAAAACACAAAATAAGGAAACCGTGGTCATCAAGCTGTCCGACTATGGAGGAGAGGACATCAAAGAAAAATACAAAGACGCCGACTATGGTCAAATCACCACGTCGTTTGTCACCGGGGCAGCCGATACGTCAGTCAAGATCACTTTGCAAAAATATGGTGATGGCAAGGGTAAGTCGTGGTTTGACGAGGTGAGTATCATAGAAAAAAAAAGTAAAAACAGCATCGAAGGGCCTGCACTGAAAACCGTGCTAAAGGACGGCAGCAACGATACTTTTTACATCGGAGCTACGATCAATACCGCCCAACTCAACACCCAGGTACAAGATATCTTAGTGAGCCAGTTCAACTACACGGTGCCCGAAAATTGCGCCAAGCAGAGCCGTGTACACCCAGCGCCCAACGAATGGGACTGGGAAGGAATAGATGCTGTATTGGCCATGGCTCAGGCCAATGATCTGACCGTGAGGCTCCATGGCCCTATCAGCCCACAAGCATCCAAATGGGCAAAGGCAGACAACCGCACGCCGAAGGAACTTGAAAAAATAATGACCGAATATTTGACCGAAGAGTGCAAGCGGTTCAACGGCCACCCCAATGTGAAATGGATGGACGTAGTCAACGAAACGGTGGATAGAGACGGTTCTTGGTTTAGCCCAAAACCCGGTGTAGATGAGTGGGAAAACCCTTGGACGATTATTGGTGCAGACGACGACAAGAACCAGACGCCAAGCTACATCACCCAAGCTTTCGAGATCGCCAATAAGTATGCGCCCGACATCAGTTTGGTGTACAACCAGCACGGGAGCATGGAGCCAGTTATGTGGGAGCGCGTCAAAGAAACCATAGGTTACCTACGAGCCAAAGGGCTGCGAGTAGATGGCCTGGGGTGGCAAGCACATTTGCGAAGCGATCAGCCGCTAGGCATAGATAAGCAAGAGCTCGATTATCTATCGGGTCTGATCGACTGGGCTCATGCCAATGATTTGGATTTTCATGTGACCGAAATCGACTACAAAATCTGGGATGGAAAACAGACCGTTGCCGCGCTGCAAAAGCAGGGAGAAGCTTATGCCAATATTCTGAATGTCTTGCTTGCCAAACGTAGCACTGGCGTAGTGACCTACAACACTTGGGGCATCGTGGATGGCGTGGGCAAGCATGCCGACAAGTATATGTTTATGTTCGACGAGGAGGGGCAGCCCAAGCCGGCATATTTCGCGATATGCGAGACCCTACAAAACCCTCAGCCGATAGTAAAAGCAGCGTCGAAAAACGTAGTGTTTAGTGACGGGTTTGAAAAGGGAGATTTTGAAAAAACATGGGGGCAGTTTGGCGACACCAAACCCCAGTTAAAAAACGAAGGAGCAGCCGAAGGGCAATCCTGCGTAGCGCTCTCGGTCGACAAAAGTGGTATTAAAAAAACGTTGGAAAATTTGAAGCCAGGCACCACCTACACCATAGAAGCAGCCTTGAAATCACCCAATGGGATGAAGTCGGTTGTGAAAGTGAGCGATTTTGGTGGAGAGCAAGCCGTAACCAGAGTCAAAGGCAATGGCAATTACCAAACAGCCGTGCTGTCATTCACTACTGGCACCAAGGCCACCTCAGCCGAGTTGGTCATCAATCGATGGAACGCCGAAGGCGAGGGGCTAGTCCTGATAGATACCGTAGAAATTTACGAATCAGCTAACTAA
- a CDS encoding sulfatase, which translates to MKTNTTNPIIKRRTGLLVLSLLILLGAPLQAQNKQKPNIVFFLVDDMGWNDVSYAQSQFYETPNIDKASKEGVVFSQAYAAHPRCVPSRYAMVTGRYPARVNSPGPGEGDLTDDTMTLAEPFKAAGYATFFAGKWHLASAESYPNTQGFDYNFGGGHAGAPKSYFQPYNVQKSGKGNGKERNIKNLGDAPVGYYLTDHLTDKTVTFIREHKDEPFLVYLSHYGVHTPFESKDEKTKAYRKKARSLYGDAEVEEFALTPTTGETKLRQDNAVYAGMIESMDESFGRVMGLLEELDLKDNTIVVFTSDHGGLSNRGNGRKVATSNLPLKAGKGHNYEGGVRVPMFVSWPSQIQPGSSSTVITGTDYFPTLLELSGLPLENKAHIDGVSFAPSLTQNKLQNTDRPVFWHSPLPRPKSTGDLTNTAVRLGDYKLLDFYQDGRIELYNIAKDQEESNNLADSMPEKRDELMTLVNDWRKEVNAYMGKK; encoded by the coding sequence ATGAAAACAAATACGACAAACCCTATAATAAAAAGGCGTACTGGCCTATTGGTGCTGAGCCTATTGATACTCCTAGGCGCTCCCCTACAAGCCCAAAATAAGCAGAAACCCAATATAGTTTTCTTCCTAGTAGACGACATGGGGTGGAATGATGTGAGCTATGCGCAAAGCCAATTTTATGAAACGCCCAACATTGACAAAGCCTCAAAAGAAGGCGTGGTCTTTTCGCAAGCCTATGCGGCACATCCACGATGCGTGCCTTCTAGATATGCGATGGTCACGGGTAGATATCCTGCGAGAGTCAACAGCCCCGGCCCTGGTGAAGGAGACTTGACCGATGATACCATGACCCTTGCAGAACCCTTCAAAGCCGCTGGGTATGCTACCTTCTTTGCAGGCAAGTGGCACCTCGCCTCGGCCGAATCCTATCCCAATACCCAAGGTTTCGATTATAATTTTGGTGGTGGCCATGCGGGTGCTCCCAAGTCCTACTTCCAGCCATACAATGTACAAAAGTCGGGAAAAGGCAACGGCAAAGAACGAAACATTAAAAACCTAGGAGACGCCCCTGTAGGCTATTATCTCACCGATCACCTCACCGACAAGACCGTCACATTCATCAGAGAGCACAAGGACGAGCCATTCTTGGTCTACCTCTCACACTACGGCGTACACACGCCATTCGAAAGCAAGGATGAAAAAACCAAGGCTTACCGAAAGAAGGCCAGATCACTCTATGGTGATGCAGAAGTGGAGGAATTTGCCTTGACTCCCACGACCGGAGAAACCAAACTGCGTCAAGACAACGCCGTATATGCTGGCATGATCGAAAGCATGGACGAGAGCTTTGGGCGCGTGATGGGCCTGCTCGAAGAGCTCGACCTCAAAGACAACACTATTGTGGTCTTTACCTCCGATCATGGTGGTCTATCCAACCGTGGCAATGGCCGAAAGGTAGCCACGTCCAACCTTCCGCTGAAGGCTGGAAAAGGACATAACTACGAAGGAGGAGTCCGAGTCCCGATGTTTGTGAGCTGGCCGAGTCAGATCCAGCCAGGTAGCTCCTCTACTGTGATCACTGGCACGGACTATTTCCCTACGCTGCTGGAGCTTTCTGGCTTGCCATTAGAGAACAAGGCGCATATAGACGGTGTGAGTTTTGCTCCCTCACTTACTCAAAATAAACTTCAAAACACGGATAGACCCGTTTTTTGGCACTCGCCGCTACCACGACCCAAAAGCACTGGCGACCTCACCAATACTGCTGTAAGATTGGGTGATTACAAACTTTTGGATTTTTATCAAGACGGTCGCATCGAGCTGTACAACATCGCCAAGGATCAAGAAGAATCAAACAATCTGGCAGACAGTATGCCTGAAAAAAGAGATGAACTCATGACGCTAGTCAATGACTGGAGAAAAGAAGTAAATGCCTACATGGGCAAAAAATAA